The following DNA comes from Chitinophaga nivalis.
ATGCCGTAAAAACGGATTTTGACATTGCCATTCTATATGCACATCAGGCGTTGCAGTTGCATCTGGCACAGGGCGATTCGGCACGGGTCTGTAAAAGCCTGAGTAATATTTATCTCTGTTATAAAAATACCGGCCGGCAGGCGGAAGCGGATAATTACTTTTTCGAAGCCTTACACATGGCATCCCGGTTGCCCCCTGACCGGGATTCTACCTACAGTATACTCCTGACCAATTATGTATGGCGTTATTACCAGGACGATAGCCGGCGCGATTCGGTACAATGGGCCATCCGGGAGGGGCTGCGTATTTCCCGTAAATATCCGCGGAGCAGGATTCCTTTTTACCTGCATGCTTTTGATGCAGAAAACCTGGTAAGACAGGGCCACGGGCGGGCAGCGGAAGAGCGTATATACCGGCTGGCAGATCAGGCGCTGGCGGTAGGATTACCCTATGTAGCCAAGGATATGTATAACCGTCTCGATGATTATCCGCGACTGGGGTATTATCCCGATTCCGCGCGCTACCGGGAACGATCCTATGAACTGGCCCGTGCTACCGGGTGTATTGAATTAAACCTGCCTGCCCTGGCAGCTATTTATGACTTTTATGATCAGCGGAAGGATGCTGCCAAACTGGATTACTACAGCAGTGAAATTATGCGGCTGGCTGCACAGCAACGTTATCACCAGCAGGCCGGCAACGTAAATTACATCGACTATTTTCTGAAAGAACGCGCCCGGCATACCTTATCCATGCAAAACCGTTTGCAACAGCAGGAGCTGATGGAGAAAATGGCGACGCAGCGCCGCAATAAACTGATGGTAGCCGGTTTATTTACCATTACCTTGTTATTGATAGCCTTGCTGTTCAGCCGCTATTGGCATTATCGTTTGTCCAGGCAACAGGAGCTGGCATTATCCAGGCGTTATGCAGATATCTCTCTGCAGAATACAGCATTACGTGCCAACGATGAATTTAAAAATAAGCTACTCAGTATTATTGCCAATGATTTCAAGGCGCCGCTGCTATACATTATTGAAGTAGCGGCAAGATTAAATAAAAAAGGAGTAGACCGGGCTACGATGGCCGGTTTG
Coding sequences within:
- a CDS encoding sensor histidine kinase codes for the protein MWQKINAYSCLRYIHIVAWCCVLCLAIPARAQRTQLAVLQAELVQPRDSIAYCNTLGKLAALYQMINLDTSFMYAIQEKELAGRLRYRRGVADAYDVICFNYAVKTDFDIAILYAHQALQLHLAQGDSARVCKSLSNIYLCYKNTGRQAEADNYFFEALHMASRLPPDRDSTYSILLTNYVWRYYQDDSRRDSVQWAIREGLRISRKYPRSRIPFYLHAFDAENLVRQGHGRAAEERIYRLADQALAVGLPYVAKDMYNRLDDYPRLGYYPDSARYRERSYELARATGCIELNLPALAAIYDFYDQRKDAAKLDYYSSEIMRLAAQQRYHQQAGNVNYIDYFLKERARHTLSMQNRLQQQELMEKMATQRRNKLMVAGLFTITLLLIALLFSRYWHYRLSRQQELALSRRYADISLQNTALRANDEFKNKLLSIIANDFKAPLLYIIEVAARLNKKGVDRATMAGLLREIADASGRTLVVFDNILKWIRLQLAGFVYTPVPCKLRRLVDTALTTVQNTVTEKELVVLNHLGMATKVMADEEMLKLVNIQLLQIATHYAVRGSLLLIVPWEQEDAHSSVGIIVDTGKQLKVILKELSDWQQNTYALGYAISRDFMDKMEGAISTGESEERYLTLRYVLKQ